The Immundisolibacter cernigliae genome has a window encoding:
- a CDS encoding MFS transporter, which yields MSSTVPAGAPLRPLQRALVYASAFFGITTESLIGMLLPLWALDRGLPPAQLGIAVALASLSPLLLAVPAGALCDRYGDRRIMIWAGLGAGVTAALYPLAGGFLTACGLQLLGGLARSMSWLSAQSYAIRATPTGERNSFMGRFSFAGSIGMLLAPLAAGALVSWQGLGAGFLLMAVWGGLLTLVALPLPDIREHERVGTLWQVSSGAYRQALPLLWQAPLLIVMLLTLLRLSSAAVNASFYPVHLDQIGFSAARIGFMFACINGAVSVGSLLAAQLIRRSSMTAVLFGSIVLATLSISAVPFVTAPIAVGLLSALHGLGLGLSLPTLLMAIGRQTAPSQRGLVIGLRTLFNRLGYFAVPVLLGGLVHALGLKGAFLATGALLLAGLGGTYAYLRRSRLTYD from the coding sequence GTGAGTTCCACCGTCCCGGCGGGCGCCCCACTTCGCCCGCTGCAACGCGCCCTGGTCTACGCCAGCGCGTTTTTCGGCATCACCACCGAGTCGCTGATCGGCATGCTGCTGCCGCTGTGGGCACTCGACCGCGGCCTGCCACCGGCACAACTGGGCATTGCGGTGGCGCTGGCCTCGCTCAGCCCGCTGCTGCTGGCGGTGCCGGCCGGCGCGCTGTGCGACCGTTACGGCGACCGACGCATCATGATCTGGGCGGGGCTGGGTGCCGGCGTGACGGCGGCGCTGTATCCGCTGGCCGGCGGCTTTCTGACTGCCTGCGGCCTGCAGTTGCTCGGCGGACTGGCGCGCAGCATGAGCTGGCTGTCGGCTCAGTCCTACGCCATTCGCGCCACGCCGACCGGCGAGCGCAACAGCTTCATGGGCCGATTTTCCTTTGCCGGCAGCATCGGCATGTTGCTGGCGCCGCTGGCAGCCGGCGCGCTGGTCAGCTGGCAGGGCCTCGGCGCCGGTTTCCTGCTGATGGCCGTGTGGGGCGGACTGCTGACGCTGGTGGCTCTGCCCCTGCCCGACATCCGCGAGCACGAGCGCGTCGGCACGTTGTGGCAGGTCAGCAGCGGCGCCTATCGACAGGCCTTGCCGCTGCTGTGGCAGGCACCGCTGCTGATCGTGATGCTGCTGACGCTGCTGCGGCTGTCGTCGGCCGCCGTCAATGCGTCGTTCTACCCGGTGCACCTGGACCAGATCGGTTTCTCGGCGGCGCGCATCGGTTTCATGTTTGCCTGCATCAACGGGGCGGTTTCGGTCGGTTCGCTGCTGGCCGCGCAGCTCATCCGGCGCAGTTCTATGACCGCGGTACTGTTCGGGTCCATCGTGCTGGCCACGCTGTCCATCAGCGCGGTGCCGTTCGTAACCGCCCCGATTGCGGTCGGGCTGCTGAGCGCCCTGCACGGCCTGGGCCTGGGCCTGAGCCTGCCGACCCTGCTCATGGCCATCGGCCGCCAGACGGCGCCCAGCCAGCGCGGGCTGGTGATCGGCCTGCGCACGCTGTTCAACCGGCTCGGCTACTTCGCCGTGCCGGTGCTGCTGGGCGGGCTGGTGCACGCGCTGGGCCTGAAGGGCGCGTTCCTGGCCACCGGCGCGCTGCTGCTGGCGGGCCTGGGCGGCACCTACGCCTACCTGCGCCGCAGTCGCCTCACGTACGATTGA
- a CDS encoding glutathione S-transferase family protein — translation MTVVFGAPISPFVRKVRVALAEKNIPYELNPVFPGSDDPEFRALSPFGKVPAFRDEHIGLADSSVICAYIEKRYPTPALLPADPAAYATALWLEEYADSKLFEVLTAGVFFERIVKGKLRGLPVDEAKVAAALHELPAVCGYLEQQISTGALGGNTLTLGDIAVATQFVNLQYAGEQVDAAAFPKLTQFLARTLARPSFADCLTQERTLMQG, via the coding sequence ATGACCGTCGTATTCGGTGCCCCGATTTCCCCGTTCGTGCGCAAGGTGCGCGTCGCATTGGCGGAAAAGAACATCCCGTACGAGCTGAATCCGGTGTTCCCGGGCAGCGACGACCCCGAGTTCCGGGCGCTCAGTCCGTTCGGCAAGGTGCCAGCCTTTCGCGACGAACACATCGGCCTGGCCGATTCGAGCGTGATCTGCGCCTATATCGAGAAGCGCTACCCGACGCCGGCCCTGCTGCCGGCCGACCCGGCCGCCTACGCCACCGCGCTGTGGCTGGAGGAGTACGCCGACAGCAAGCTGTTCGAGGTGCTCACCGCCGGCGTGTTCTTCGAGCGCATCGTCAAGGGCAAGCTGCGCGGCCTGCCGGTGGACGAGGCCAAGGTCGCCGCCGCCTTGCACGAACTGCCGGCGGTGTGCGGGTACCTCGAACAGCAGATCAGCACCGGTGCCCTGGGCGGCAACACGCTGACGCTGGGCGACATTGCGGTCGCGACACAGTTCGTGAACCTGCAATACGCCGGCGAACAGGTAGACGCCGCGGCTTTCCCGAAACTCACGCAGTTCCTGGCGCGCACCCTGGCGCGGCCGAGTTTTGCCGATTGCCTGACGCAGGAACGGACCCTGATGCAGGGTTGA
- a CDS encoding type II toxin-antitoxin system Phd/YefM family antitoxin — translation MRTINIHEAKTHLSKLIDQAVRGQPFVIAKAGKPLVKVSRLEAADEPPRQRLGFLAGQIEVPDDFDRMGAAHIAQLFGADR, via the coding sequence ATGCGCACAATAAACATTCACGAAGCCAAGACCCATCTGTCGAAACTGATCGACCAAGCGGTGCGTGGACAGCCGTTTGTGATCGCCAAGGCTGGCAAGCCGCTGGTCAAGGTCTCCCGGCTGGAAGCCGCGGACGAACCGCCGCGCCAGCGTCTCGGGTTTCTGGCCGGGCAGATCGAGGTGCCGGACGACTTTGACCGCATGGGCGCAGCGCACATCGCGCAGCTGTTTGGCGCAGACCGATGA
- a CDS encoding MBL fold metallo-hydrolase, translating into MVIEQIYSDNRYRNFHYLIGCPDTGEALAVDPLEVDLVLARAAEKGWRITQVLNTHEHPDHIGGNEKIIAATGAKLLAHAGAKDRIPGIDRGLHAGDVIVIGKTGELEVLDTPGHTMSHVCLFCRGDQPGLISGDTLFNAGAGNCHGGGHPEHLYRTFAEQLAKLPDATVLYPGHDYIANNLKFTLDREPTNPRAGALLAQVEQQDPHAARLTTLGEEKQVNTFFRLSNPTVIARLREAFPDLPDQPSPKDVFLRLRELRNSW; encoded by the coding sequence ATGGTCATCGAGCAAATCTATTCCGATAACCGCTATCGCAACTTCCACTACCTGATCGGCTGCCCCGACACCGGCGAGGCGCTGGCCGTTGACCCGCTGGAAGTCGACCTGGTGCTGGCCAGGGCGGCCGAGAAAGGCTGGCGCATCACGCAGGTGCTGAACACCCACGAGCACCCGGACCACATCGGCGGCAACGAAAAAATCATCGCCGCCACCGGCGCCAAGCTGCTGGCCCATGCCGGCGCGAAAGACCGAATCCCAGGCATCGACCGCGGCCTGCACGCCGGCGACGTCATCGTCATCGGCAAGACCGGCGAACTGGAAGTGCTCGACACCCCCGGCCACACCATGAGCCACGTGTGCCTGTTCTGTCGCGGCGATCAGCCGGGCCTGATCAGCGGCGATACGCTGTTCAACGCCGGCGCCGGCAACTGCCACGGCGGCGGCCACCCGGAGCACCTGTACCGGACCTTTGCCGAGCAACTGGCCAAACTGCCGGACGCGACCGTGCTGTATCCCGGCCACGACTACATCGCCAACAACCTCAAGTTCACCCTGGACCGCGAACCGACCAACCCGCGCGCCGGTGCACTGCTGGCACAGGTGGAACAACAGGACCCGCATGCCGCTCGCCTGACCACGCTGGGCGAGGAAAAACAGGTCAACACCTTCTTTCGCCTGAGCAACCCAACCGTCATCGCCCGCCTGCGCGAGGCGTTCCCGGACCTGCCGGATCAGCCCTCGCCCAAGGACGTATTCCTGCGGCTACGGGAGTTGCGCAATAGCTGGTGA
- a CDS encoding IS5 family transposase, whose product MQTSFSDLEYAGKKKQTRRERFLAQLQAVTPWAQLEAALAPFYPAGKGPGRPPLGLSRMLRMYVAQQCFGLSDEGIEDAVYDSHAIRCFIGIDLAREAAPDATTLLKFRRLLEDQGLSRVIFETIRDHLARQGLLLREGTLVDATLIAAPPSTKNRDRARDPDMHQAKKGNQWHFGMKAHIGVDLDSGLVHTVLTTPANVNDVTQAHALLHGQETDALGDAGYQGVAKRPENRDTPVTWHVALRPGVRRALPDDALGRLQERIEQVKASLRAKVEHPFHIIKNLFKHRKARYRGLAKNQAQLFTLFGLANVVIAGWRLRARHTLRAS is encoded by the coding sequence ATGCAAACGAGCTTTTCCGACCTCGAGTACGCCGGCAAGAAGAAGCAGACGCGCCGCGAGCGCTTCCTGGCGCAGCTGCAGGCGGTGACGCCGTGGGCGCAGCTGGAGGCGGCGCTGGCGCCGTTCTACCCGGCCGGCAAGGGCCCGGGCCGCCCGCCGCTGGGGCTGTCGCGCATGCTGCGCATGTACGTGGCGCAGCAGTGCTTTGGGCTGTCGGACGAGGGCATCGAGGACGCCGTGTACGACAGCCACGCCATCCGCTGCTTCATCGGCATCGACCTGGCCCGCGAGGCGGCGCCGGATGCGACCACGCTGCTGAAGTTCCGCCGCCTGCTGGAAGATCAGGGTCTGAGCCGGGTGATCTTCGAGACGATTCGCGATCACCTGGCCCGCCAGGGCCTGCTGCTGCGTGAGGGCACCCTCGTGGATGCGACGCTGATCGCCGCCCCGCCGTCGACCAAGAACCGCGACCGGGCGCGCGATCCGGACATGCATCAGGCCAAGAAGGGGAACCAGTGGCACTTTGGCATGAAGGCGCACATCGGGGTCGACCTGGACTCGGGGCTGGTGCACACGGTGCTGACCACGCCGGCCAACGTCAACGACGTGACCCAGGCGCACGCCCTGCTGCACGGGCAGGAAACGGACGCGCTGGGCGATGCCGGCTACCAGGGCGTAGCCAAGCGCCCGGAGAATCGGGACACGCCGGTCACCTGGCACGTGGCGCTGCGCCCGGGCGTGCGCCGGGCCCTGCCCGATGACGCGCTGGGCCGCCTGCAGGAACGGATCGAACAGGTCAAGGCGAGCCTGCGGGCCAAGGTCGAGCATCCGTTTCACATCATCAAGAACCTGTTCAAGCACCGCAAGGCGCGTTACCGGGGGCTGGCCAAGAACCAGGCGCAGCTGTTCACGCTGTTCGGCCTGGCCAACGTGGTGATTGCCGGCTGGCGCCTTCGGGCGCGGCACACCCTCCGTGCGTCCTGA
- a CDS encoding PIN domain-containing protein, whose product MLKKPMASDLKETLEKQAAAGKGSISEAQRWIEDEFAQWCDHIGAEVHTVAPHHGQRVIDAYFSGSHPFKSPKNRQDFPDAFIFECAQDIAGKEEHLHVVAADRQLRESCASINNISVYESLDDFVRSAACQSVIKDADAKHHFAEILELIKARASIVGEAASKKIFDALVWYTFRDSSIPDDNNEATISMLDVPTNGGLIWDEAEYYGDGVISMPFEFEMTVLADFYIFKSDWYCMPEDKSSQISISEYDNKHYFEAEQEFELHVRGTIAISLDLSRAAHGPEFVSSLGPILDTMQIEMSEIEEVTVITDETAQ is encoded by the coding sequence ATGCTGAAGAAGCCGATGGCTTCAGACCTAAAGGAAACTTTAGAAAAGCAAGCGGCGGCAGGTAAAGGCTCAATTTCTGAAGCGCAAAGATGGATAGAAGATGAGTTCGCGCAATGGTGTGACCATATTGGCGCTGAAGTCCACACGGTCGCGCCGCATCATGGACAAAGGGTGATAGACGCATATTTCTCTGGCTCGCATCCGTTCAAATCACCCAAGAATAGGCAAGACTTTCCAGATGCCTTCATTTTCGAATGTGCACAAGATATTGCGGGCAAGGAGGAGCATCTTCACGTCGTCGCAGCGGATCGACAGCTACGAGAATCATGTGCATCAATTAACAATATTTCTGTATACGAGTCTCTGGACGACTTTGTGCGGTCAGCGGCCTGCCAATCTGTCATTAAGGACGCCGACGCGAAGCACCATTTTGCTGAGATCCTAGAACTAATAAAGGCGCGCGCCTCGATCGTAGGCGAAGCGGCGTCTAAGAAGATATTCGACGCTCTCGTTTGGTACACGTTTCGAGATTCATCAATACCCGATGATAACAATGAGGCCACGATTTCAATGTTGGACGTGCCAACCAACGGGGGCCTCATCTGGGACGAGGCGGAGTACTATGGAGATGGCGTAATTTCAATGCCTTTCGAATTTGAAATGACGGTCTTGGCCGATTTCTATATTTTCAAATCCGACTGGTACTGCATGCCCGAAGATAAGTCATCGCAAATTAGCATTTCAGAATACGACAATAAGCACTACTTTGAGGCCGAACAGGAGTTCGAGTTACATGTGCGTGGAACGATTGCAATCAGCTTGGACCTATCAAGGGCGGCGCACGGACCAGAGTTCGTCTCGTCATTGGGGCCGATCCTAGACACTATGCAGATTGAGATGTCGGAGATCGAAGAGGTCACCGTGATAACAGACGAGACCGCGCAATAA
- a CDS encoding DUF86 domain-containing protein produces the protein MPRPKPKRTTISRPASSPRRRDSHQRVSGVTGAVQFVASGLNYDATVRNLELIGEAATHVPEAVRQANPQIPWRLVIATRNRLIHGYLGVDSDTLWSIVRSDVPVLLPKPA, from the coding sequence ATCCCCCGGCCGAAGCCGAAGCGAACTACTATCAGCAGACCTGCGAGCTCGCCACGGCGGCGTGACTCACACCAACGAGTCTCCGGGGTTACCGGGGCGGTTCAATTTGTTGCCAGCGGACTGAACTACGACGCCACCGTGCGCAACCTGGAGCTAATTGGCGAGGCAGCAACCCACGTGCCGGAGGCCGTGCGCCAAGCAAATCCGCAGATTCCGTGGCGACTGGTCATCGCTACCCGTAACCGCCTGATCCACGGATATTTGGGCGTCGACAGCGACACTTTGTGGAGCATTGTCAGGAGCGATGTGCCGGTATTACTGCCAAAGCCCGCGTAG